The Myxococcus stipitatus genome has a segment encoding these proteins:
- a CDS encoding DUF4159 domain-containing protein: MSARRLTRRNLLLGSAALVPLFAAGRAHAFGDKSRFIPAVAKHGGRWDARLSGLRRIAWELQRRTSVEVVPDARPFPLTSPDLFEYPFLYFGGEGGFPPLSDAEVTHLRRYLTYGGFMLADANDGSDGDGFDASFRREMARVLPQSPLAEVPSNHVVFKSFFLLDAAPGRLLNKPQMLAAHLGKRAAVLYSQNDVAGAWSRNETGDYEFDVSPGGEPQRELAVRLGINVCMYALCLDYKDDAVHLPLILNKRR, translated from the coding sequence GCGCGCACGCCTTCGGCGACAAGAGCCGCTTCATCCCCGCCGTGGCGAAGCACGGGGGGCGCTGGGACGCGCGGCTGTCGGGCCTGCGGCGCATCGCCTGGGAGCTGCAGCGGCGCACCTCCGTGGAGGTCGTCCCGGACGCGCGCCCCTTCCCGCTGACCAGCCCGGACCTCTTCGAATACCCGTTCCTCTACTTCGGCGGCGAGGGGGGCTTCCCCCCGCTGAGCGACGCGGAGGTGACCCACCTGCGCCGCTACCTGACGTACGGCGGCTTCATGCTGGCGGACGCCAACGACGGCAGCGACGGCGACGGCTTCGACGCCAGCTTCCGCCGGGAGATGGCGCGCGTGCTGCCGCAGAGCCCGCTGGCGGAGGTCCCCTCCAACCACGTGGTGTTCAAGTCCTTCTTCCTGCTGGACGCGGCCCCCGGGCGGCTGCTCAACAAGCCGCAGATGCTGGCGGCCCACCTGGGCAAGCGCGCGGCGGTGCTGTACTCGCAGAACGACGTGGCGGGGGCGTGGAGCCGCAACGAGACGGGGGATTACGAGTTCGACGTCAGCCCCGGCGGCGAGCCCCAGCGCGAGCTGGCCGTGCGCCTGGGCATCAACGTCTGCATGTACGCCCTCTGCCTGGACTACAAGGACGACGCCGTCCACCTGCCGCTCATCCTCAACAAGCGGCGCTGA